From the genome of Kiritimatiellales bacterium:
AATGTTAACATCAATAGGTTTAACTCTCTTCTGCGTACACGCAAATGGACATGTTGAAATTTATACAAAAAATTGTAACTAAAAATTTGTTCAATTTCGTTAATTTTTTATGGTTACAATGCTTATTGCTTGGGATACTGTTCCGGTAGTGAAAAATTCATCGTCCAGTTTAGCGCCATTTGAAAAGCAGATTTTAAATTTACGTAAAAAAGGAGTTTCGTTTCGTAAAATTGCGGAAATTTTAAATGAAAAACATGGTTTGAATATTACGCATAATGCTGTGGTGGTGTTTTTAAAATCGCGCGAAAAACAAAATCAGCAATCTGGTTTGTTTTTCAAAAATTTTCCGGCGGATATTCGCGAAGCCTTGTTAAAACAGTTTACGGCGCTGTGGACGTATGACTCCACTGCAATTGAGGGCAATACGCTGACGCTCGGCGAAACAATTAAAGTGCTGGAACTCGGACTGACAATCAGCGGCAAACCGCTCAAAGATCACGAAGAGGTTTACGGCCACGCCAAAGCGGTTGAACTGATTTATGACCTGATTCAAAAAGACAAAATCACCGCTGAGGATTTATTTAATTTGCACCGGTGCGTAATGCAGAAAAGCGCGATTGATTCTCTGCGGCCTGTTGGCG
Proteins encoded in this window:
- a CDS encoding Fic family protein produces the protein MLIAWDTVPVVKNSSSSLAPFEKQILNLRKKGVSFRKIAEILNEKHGLNITHNAVVVFLKSREKQNQQSGLFFKNFPADIREALLKQFTALWTYDSTAIEGNTLTLGETIKVLELGLTISGKPLKDHEEVYGHAKAVELIYDLIQKDKITAEDLFNLHRCVMQKSAIDSLRPVGDWKRDYNGTTGVKKDKPVYMEYASPSDTQKLMARWIKEFNRKLNSATSSVKAINVYAWTHLSFVRIYPFFDGNGRIARLIANLPLLKCGFPPLMISLKRRVEYIDLLWNYESAVGIIKRNDPLLPQHPAITAFKTLLREEWRESLRLVEKAKKQAASR